CTTATCATTGGCCAGGTAATATCAGGGAACTAAGCCATCTTATGGAACGTGCAATACTGCTTGTTCAGGGGAATGAGCTCTGTGCAGACGATTTACCTATGATCTCTGCTTCTTTGAATCAAAAGGAAGATAAGTTTGCGATGATGACATTGGAACAAGCTGAAAGAAAACTGATCAAACAGGCTTTGGTCAGTACAGCAAGTAATATGACGCAGGCCGCTAAATTACTGGGTCTGACTAAATCGTCTCTGTATCGTAGACTAGAAAAGTATGACGATATTCAAAGGTAATTAAATAGTAGTTTCGCGAAACCTTGGGGCTTTTTGATGTCTTTCAGTGTTCCGAAATCGGACGCTGAGAATCCGAATTCGGACGCTTTTATTACGACGAGAATCCACAAATATTGAGTTGTACATTTTTACTACTCCTGAGAGTGTAATTAACCGCTGTTATTGAACCTTATTAGAATGTTTTGGGGTTGAGCAGAGTCCCTATATTTCAAGGCTTGAATAAGTTTGAGCTACTTATTGAAAGATTTAATTCTGTTCTCTCTCATAATTCCTTCAGGAATTATTGTGAAAAAATGATTTTGGCATGTTATTGGCTATGTGCAGTCCAGATTAGGTAAGTTTTTCGCGATCTAAAAACTCAGTTGCCATTACGTTAATTGCAAGGGGTTACGCTGCAATGCCGAAAAGAAAAAAAACGAAAGCAAGTAGAGGTATCTAAATGAAAACAATGACTTTTGGTCACGTCGTGATGACGAGATTTTCTTACAGACAGAATCGCGTAGACTATCAACACCAGTCTGGTGATCAGTTTTCACCACGAGACCCACTCAATCCAGAATTGCTTGATTTTCGATTCGTGTTGTTTGAGGCCGCGTGTTTGCCTAATGTTCTGGGGCAAACCAACCAAAATTTTGACTGGGTATTTATTATTGACCCTGAGCTCCCGGCTAAGTATCGCCAAAGGCTGGAAAAACTCATTTCCAAGAGAGAAAGAACATATCTTTACGAATTTAACCATGGCGATAATTTGGGGAGCCTGGAGTGGCTAGAGCAGTACATTCCTGACGATCTTGACTACGTTTTGACAACAAATCTCGACGATGATGACATTTTACCTCTCAATTTTGTTGAAAAAATTCAATCGCATGTCAAAGAACTTGGTGAAAATGCTCCTTCAATCAAGATGTTAGGCATAAAGTCGACCTTTCAATGGGATTTGTACTCTTCTTCCAAATATCCTTTTGGAACCTGGGCTCCGTGGCATCGTACCAAGTATTTCAAATCCACTGGTTATTCAATGTTGTGCAATGCTTCCATTCGTCGATTGACGGTGTTTTCGCTGCACCATTCTCATGGAGATATTTGGTATGCACATGGCAGTGAAGAACAAAATGCACAAATTGCGCGGGATACTTGGGGTGTCTCAGATAGCGCTCCTTTCATGTTCAGACAGAACCTTCTCTCTAAGTTTCAGGAAAAGCTCGAGAAGACCAATGCTCCTGGTGGGGATGATTGGAAATCTCTTCAGGCAGCAGATTTGCACTACGATTTCAGTAAGGATGGCCTTTTCGCGATTCATTTAAATCATTTTGTAAATGATCAGGGAACCCGGTTATTCGAGCTCAAATCGAAAGATACACCTGTCGTTCCAGAGCAGTTTTTTCCAGATGATATACGTATTGATTGGAATGTTATTAAACAACACGGTGACCGTTTCAGGTTATCGTGGGAACGATACAAAATATACTTATCTGAAATCAAACTATACCAGAAGCGCTTAAGGCTAAATTGGTGGCAGAGCATCATTCAATTTGTGGGTTGGACTACAAGACTGACATGGTGGTTTTTACGACACTAAAAGGGCCTGGCTACAATCCCTTTTTATTTGAAATTTATTTCGAGACTGGTCATCAAGTCACTTGATTTGTGGATAATTTCCATGAGGTTATTTACAGATTAGGCGCGGATGACCATATGAAAAAGAATCAATCTGGAGGCCGTTATTTTTTCCATTTTGGATAAATTAGCTAAAAGTAAATGGGTTTGTATTTGCTATTTCTACATCTTAAAAATGCTCCCGGGTTCTGTATTGTCATACTTGATAAAGCGTTCACCTGTTTTGTGCGCTTTAGCACTGGAACTGGTGCGAACAATCTCCAGGTTCAAAGCTATCCCTGAGAAGTTGCTAGATATATTTCTTCGTGAACAGGCCATTCTGCCTTCTTACGGCATTGTTAGTATTGCTGGGCTATTTTTGCAGAAAGGCAATATTGAAAAAGCTCGGGATCTTATTCAGTCAAGTTTGCATAGAGATGATTTAAACGCTTGCATCAAAAAAAACGTTAGTGTTTCTTCAATGATGCATGAAGATTTAGCTTTAGATGATGAGGTAAATCTTTATAAGTCGATGCTTGAATCTGATACATATACTTCCTTT
Above is a window of Paraneptunicella aestuarii DNA encoding:
- a CDS encoding glycosyltransferase — translated: MKTMTFGHVVMTRFSYRQNRVDYQHQSGDQFSPRDPLNPELLDFRFVLFEAACLPNVLGQTNQNFDWVFIIDPELPAKYRQRLEKLISKRERTYLYEFNHGDNLGSLEWLEQYIPDDLDYVLTTNLDDDDILPLNFVEKIQSHVKELGENAPSIKMLGIKSTFQWDLYSSSKYPFGTWAPWHRTKYFKSTGYSMLCNASIRRLTVFSLHHSHGDIWYAHGSEEQNAQIARDTWGVSDSAPFMFRQNLLSKFQEKLEKTNAPGGDDWKSLQAADLHYDFSKDGLFAIHLNHFVNDQGTRLFELKSKDTPVVPEQFFPDDIRIDWNVIKQHGDRFRLSWERYKIYLSEIKLYQKRLRLNWWQSIIQFVGWTTRLTWWFLRH